A window of Sander vitreus isolate 19-12246 chromosome 18, sanVit1, whole genome shotgun sequence contains these coding sequences:
- the LOC144533512 gene encoding gap junction Cx32.2 protein-like yields the protein MGDWSYMSSLLDKVQSHSTVVGKIWMTVLFLFRIFVLGAAADKVWGDEVSEFHCDTLEPGCKHGCYNWMFPISYIHYWVLQITFVSTPTLVYLGHAVHIIHKEKRMMEKQRDSTNGTVLIKPRYTDDRGKVKITGILFCTYMTQLIFTIILEVGFSVGQFYIFGTVFMVSYFHCTISPPCALLSGAQCYISRPTEKRIFVVFMLVVSGISVILNIMEIIYLLCTKKRDTREMLQAQQHVLISKQCPTNPAWGTMSSKYGGFPLLPLPNQGTTGLCNDDKHIDSVSKEKDT from the coding sequence ATGGGTGACTGGTCTTATATGTCCTCACTGCTAGACAAGGTCCAGTCTCACTCTACTGTGGTGGGGAAGATCTGGATGACCGTCCTCTTCCTGTTTAGGATCTTTGTCCTGGGTGCTGCTGCAGACAAAGTCTGGGGAGACGAAGTGTCAGAGTTCCACTGTGACACCTTGGAACCAGGATGTAAACATGGCTGCTACAACTGGATGTTCCCAATATCCTACATTCATTACTGGGTCCTGCAGATCACCTTTGTGTCAACACCTACCTTAGTCTACCTAGGCCATGCTGTCCACATCATCCACAAAGAGAAGAGGATGATGGAGAAGCAGCGGGACAGCACAAATGGAACTGTACTTATAAAGCCAAGGTATACAGATGACAGAGGGAAGGTAAAGATAACAGGTATCCTCTTTTGCACTTACATGACCCAGCTGATCTTCACGATCATCCTGGAGGTGGGATTCAGTGTGGGCCAATTCTACATCTTTGGCACCGTGTTTATGGTCTCCTACTTCCACTGTACTATATCTCCACCTTGTGCCCTTTTAAGTGGTGCCCAGTGTTACATTTCTCGTCCCACCGAGAAAAGAATTTTTGTTGTCTTCATGCTTGTGGTTTCAGGCATTTCGGTGATCCTTAACATCATGGAGATAATCTACCTGCTCTGTACCAAGAAGAGAGACACCAGGGAAATGCTTCAAGCTCAGCAGCATGTGCTCATCTCAAAGCAGTGCCCAACCAACCCAGCTTGGGGAACCATGAGCAGCAAGTATGGAGGTTTCCCATTGTTGCCTCTACCAAACCAGGGTACGACAGGCCTCTGCAATGATGACAAACACATTGACTCTGTCAGTAAAGAGAAGGACACCTGA